The following DNA comes from Camelina sativa cultivar DH55 chromosome 14, Cs, whole genome shotgun sequence.
CTCTACCCACCTTAAGCTACTTAACAGCAATGCGGCTATTGATTAAAACCCTCCTTCGCCGAGTATGTATCGCTTAAATTCTTCAGTTATGTCCATTAGCTCTTCATAGGTGAATAGCCTCTGAACACTGTCCACCACAGCTGAATctgagacaaagaaaaaaactaacacaACTTAACTACAAAccaaaaatctgaatatatagCCAATCAGATTTCATAATCAATAGATAAACATATCAATTCCATATGCAGAACTTAAATTAAGGTTTACTAAAATAAAGTATcacgaaacaaaaataaaaagaagcaaaccttGGGATTGTGTTTAGCATTCCTCGCCTGCAAAGCAATGGCTTTAAGATCAAGCTTGCTGGAAATATATACAAGAGACACATAAGAGAACTCATTGAAGAGTAGGAACAATCCCAAAAGGATGCTTAGTAAGGTCAACTGATCAAAGGTCAATAacgaataataataatcagaacATCAAAAATTCCTgaaccaagaacaagaagaaacctGTTCACCAGCCTCAACAATGGCAAGTAGATCTGCACAACATCAAAAATTagatctttttaattaaaatccagaaactgcataaccaaaaccaaaaatgaatCTAAGTGAATAATGGATAAAATTTACCTCGTTTATAGCAGAGTCTGCTTTTAGTGGAATCGAGTATTTTGAGAGACACTACATCAGCTGCGGTAATACCGTCGGCGGCGTCAATATCATTATCGACATCGTCGTTCAAATTCCACCAGATTTGGCTCTGATCTAGCCGCCGCCACAATCTTCAGATCTGTCAAAATAATAAGCCACCCACACATTAATACACTGATTAAcgagaaacaaacaacaaagtatcaaaaagagagacatatgagaagacaaagaaaagaagaagacattacCGTTTAAAACtcgagattagggtttggaCAGTTAAAAGGTCGATCTCATGTTTGACAGAGAGAAGAGCTGTAaatgacgaagatgaagaagaaaggtgattatgatgatgatttgatgagAGACAgatttgatgatttgatgatgatgatgagttgatgatgatttgatgacgaagatgaagaagaaaggtgattatgatgatgatttgatgagAGACAGATTTTTTCTAGAATCGCTtatcgagagagagaggggcAGAAcgtggaagaggaagaaataaagttattagggttagggttagcgAAAATTAGGTATATATAACTCGGTTAATTAAAACCGATCGGTTATATGCTCtgccaaaccgaaccgaaccggaaaccgaattaccaaattaatttcGCCGATCGGTTTGTTGATCCTCTCACAGATGCTGCCAAAAAATCGAATATCTCGGTTTAATCGGTTTGGTTTTCTCGGTTCTGACCGAACGCCCAGGATTATTAATAGTTGATGACAtaacaaagtcaaccaccaatagtctacaaagaagtctacttaatcaaaccctaaatcaaataattttaatctaATCAGTCTTTCATCCCTTAATTTGActtgtttatatgtaaatttattttattctattgcaggaagtctatgtggttattatttggtcaataggtttatcaaattattttttataatttctttaattaaaatttaaactataattaaagaGTAGACATAATTTTATGTCTTCTAGTTGACGTCAATTGGAATCTCCCTTAAATGAATCTATTGCAGATTTCTTCCGGGTTACATCTGTCATTtcggcttctgtttttttttttatcgtaagggagtcaactgtaatttcagcatctttagtggttatgtttctcgaAAATCGAAGATGGAATTTACGATTTCATTCAAATGCAATTAAAGGTACAAAAATGCAATTGTTCCATGAAAATTTGAAACtattaaacatttttgaaaGGATTATTTTCATTTATCCTCTTTTTTCAATACAAACACAAATAAACGCTTAAAATTCAGTTGAAGTAatatttacttaaaaaaatcaataaacatatttttgactGCTCGTGGAAAAAGTTAATATTAAGGTAACTTCAAGATAcgtgttcttttgtttgatattaCGATCAAATAAATCcgataaaacaaaagaaaggagATAAAGAGATGGTGGCAGCTTTCTTTATTCACTGATCCGTGATTGAGTGCAAagacaaattataataataacagtttttttgtcgtaaataataatgacaaaaaacaaagttaaaataatgattaaattCACTATTAAGTCAACTCCAATGGCTTCCCCACCACCGCACGTTCGTCTCTCTGTCCACTCATTGACTCCATCCATCTCACCACCTTTTTCTCCTCTTATCGTAcgcctttttttctttttacacatTTCGTGATGGTGTGTGCTAACTTACTTTACTTTCCACCTCATCTCATTAACGTGCGCCATCTTTTTTCATATCATTACCCTATAATTATTTTCCCANTCTTTCTTTTTACACATTTCGTGATGGTGTGCTAACTTACTTTTACTTTCCACCTCATCTCATTAACGTGCGCCATCTTTTTCATATCATTACCCTATAATTATTTTCCCAaatcattctttctttttgccaACTTGCTAatgtaacttttttatttttttttggtgtgtggtTGTCCTTATCACAAAGTGTCAATGACATCACACTTTTTTCCTCCCGTCAAATACaacttttataataattttttatagcaaatacatattttctaatttagaaattatatttatttcccTTATCAAAAAAGTCAACTACATTTTACATGAGAAGTTAACAAACTTAAACTGTATTTAATTTGTTGTCaactaatttgaaaattacaaCCATGgtcatatataaaacaaagaaaactgtAAATTAAAATGTCTTATCATCAAAATtacaccaaaaaccaaaactaatttGACATTATGTTTATACACGTGGCAGCTGgattttatgttaaaataagTCGTCGGTGGGCCCGGCCCAATACAAACAGTTAGAAAAGATGCCAAATAGTCTGAGCTGATAATGAACGAAACGTCAGCGTTTTTAAGACCGAATCCAATTCTCTAtctgtgtgtgtatatatatattaatgtaaaaagattatatacgtgtggttttgtgtttgaaaaCACATACACACATGTTCTTCGTTGCTGCTTCGTTGGGTtaaaacacttttttgtttttcttgcttttgcAAAAGTCAAAGctaccagaaagaaaaaaataaataaacaaggtTTGTTCCTTTGttcgattcttttcttttagttctttTCGTTCTTGTTTCTCAGATCTGtatgttcttgatttgtttctatatatgtgtttgtttgCGTTTTGAATTACTGGAAATTTACCAACTCTGTTTATGTTTCTTGACtctttatctcttctctttAGTTTATGATTATTCTCTAGATTTGAAAACATTTCTTGATATTTTGTCTCTATCTTTGATCAGTGACTAGATATTGAAACAGGATTGTTTGTTTCTAATATGTTTTCTTCGATCCAAATTCAGCCAATAAAGATGATTTAGGAGAATTTGTCAAGATTCTGTGATCTACTTATAAATAAACCAAAGAGTACTGTAGAAACATGAACATAATGATGTAATAATTTTCTATCTTTAGATGAAGTTACTAAGTGGTAATTTTACTTTCAGCAAAATGGAGAATCTACCTCCTGGTTACCGTCCCAATGTTGGTGTTTGTCTAATCAACTCGGATAATCTGGTAAACATTTCATCATTTATTTAAGCTCCTCtgattaattacttttttttgtcacttgTATTAGTAACTGAGTTGATTGACCACAATTCTGATTCACAGATATTTGTAGCTTCGAGATTGAATGTTCCTGGAGCATGGCAGATGCCACAGGTGTGTGTTGCTCATcactctctttgaatttttgctaattttttttgccCTTTGTGTTAATCTAAAATATTCATGGTGTTATACTTTTGTTGCTTAGAGAAAATGTAGATGATCAACAATTTGATATAGAATCTTGAAAATATGTTACTAGATCGACGAACTGAAACTGTTATCTCTGCTTTGTGGTTATGGTGAAACCTTGAGTATTCTGAGTTTTAAAAGGTCACTAAACCGAGGATATTAATTACAGGGAGGCATTGAAGATGGGGAGGATCCAATGTCAGCAGCCATGAGAGAGTTACAAGAAGAAACTGGGGTTGTTTCAGCTGAAATCGTCTCTGAGGTCGCTTTTTCAAACGCTTGATACAATGCTAGAACCAATATGAATCAGagaatttacaaatttttttgttcttcaatgtCTTAAACAGGTCCCAAATTGGTTGACATATGATTTCCCACCTGCAGTAAAAGCAAAGGTTAACCGACTCTGGGGTGGTGAATGGCATGGTCAAGCACAGAAATGGTAAGTCTTCGATACTGCCTAGTTTCTCCAAAGAAGAGAATGTGGCTCATTGTTCTGAAACTTAATGAATTCCCACACAGGTTTTTAGTGAGACTGAGAAACGATGAGGACGAAAGAGAGATCAATCTAGCAAACAACGAAGCGGATTCAGAGTTTGCGGAGTGGAAATGGGCGAAACCGGAAGAAGTGGTAGAGCAAGCAGTGGATTACAAAAGGCCAACCTACGAAGAAGTCATCAAGACTTTTGGTTCCTTCTTGAACGATACAGGAAGAGCTGCTAAATGTAAATCAGCCAAGTGGTAATATATAAGAAACACAACATCAATGtttgtctttttataatttttgtaactgttgttttatctttctttggAGGGTTCTTTTTAGTAGAACCCTCTAGGGGTTTCTCTAGGggtttcttttacttttcatttttgtaaattGGTTGGTTATTGGTACTagaaggttttggttttttctttttttaacatggGGTCATTgtaataaaatctttgtttgGATTCACAGAGAAATGACTTGTGTATGTGTTTATATAACTAAGTGTAAAGAGAATtctaatgtttttaaattttgtagtaGTTACTAGTTAGCACCATGAATATAAAGCTCTTTGTTTGGAATCTAATAAGTGTAAAGAAAAATTCTAAAGGTTTAACATAACAAAAGTGGGAGGTAAATTAACAACCAAAGGTCCAAAACATTCTgagttacaaaacaaatatttcaataCACAACAAAGGAGATAAAACTTCAACAAAACCAATTCCACTTAAACAAATTCTTTAAAAAGCTAAACTAAAGAGAAAGACAGAGAGGTAAATGATAAATAATGGTTCACCGGATTAGTATGAATTCACTGGCAAAGCTGCTCAACAGCGGTCACGATCTGAGCTGGTTGAACCACGGTCCACTCCTCTAATGTACCAGCGTAAGGTGTAGGAACGTCCTGAGAAGACAAACACATCACCGGAGCATCTAAATAGTCATGAAAGTTCTCGTTGATGGCAGCTGTAAGACTTGCTCCAATCCCGCCGGTTCTCATACACTCCTCCACGATCAAAACCCGGTGTGTTTTCTTTACTGAGTTTCCGANTagaaggttttggttttttctttttttaacatggGGTCATTgtaataaaatctttgtttgGATTCACAGAGAAA
Coding sequences within:
- the LOC104741604 gene encoding nudix hydrolase 25 isoform X1; amino-acid sequence: MKLLSGNFTFSKMENLPPGYRPNVGVCLINSDNLIFVASRLNVPGAWQMPQGGIEDGEDPMSAAMRELQEETGVVSAEIVSEVPNWLTYDFPPAVKAKVNRLWGGEWHGQAQKWFLVRLRNDEDEREINLANNEADSEFAEWKWAKPEEVVEQAVDYKRPTYEEVIKTFGSFLNDTGRAAKCKSAKW
- the LOC104741604 gene encoding nudix hydrolase 25 isoform X2, yielding MENLPPGYRPNVGVCLINSDNLIFVASRLNVPGAWQMPQGGIEDGEDPMSAAMRELQEETGVVSAEIVSEVPNWLTYDFPPAVKAKVNRLWGGEWHGQAQKWFLVRLRNDEDEREINLANNEADSEFAEWKWAKPEEVVEQAVDYKRPTYEEVIKTFGSFLNDTGRAAKCKSAKW